The Anomalospiza imberbis isolate Cuckoo-Finch-1a 21T00152 unplaced genomic scaffold, ASM3175350v1 scaffold_984, whole genome shotgun sequence genome includes a region encoding these proteins:
- the LOC137468030 gene encoding LOW QUALITY PROTEIN: cytohesin-2-like (The sequence of the model RefSeq protein was modified relative to this genomic sequence to represent the inferred CDS: inserted 1 base in 1 codon) — MEDGVYVPPDLSPEERRELESIRRRKQELLGEIQRLRDELSEAISEVEGLEANEGSKTLQRNRKMGMGRKKFNMDPKKGIQFLVEQELLRHTAEDIARFLYKGEGLNKTAIGDYLGEREEFNLGVLHAFVDLHEFTDLNLVQALRQFLWSFRLPGEAQKIDRMMEAFAQRYCLCNPGVFTCTDTCYVLSFAVIMLNTSLHNPNVRDKPSAERFVAMNRGINDGGDLPEELLRNLYESIRSEPFKIPEDDGNDLTHTFFNPDREGWLLKLGGGRVKTWKRRWFILTDNCLYYFEYTTDKEPRGIIPLENLSIREVEDPRKPHCFELYIPNNKGQLIKACKTEADGRVVEGNHVVYRISAXTREQKDEWIKSIQAAVSVDPFYEMLAARKKRISVKKKPENP; from the exons ATGGAGGACGGAGTTTACG TGCCCCCGGACCTGTCCCCGGAGGAGCGGCGGGAGCTGGAGTCCATCCGGCGCCgcaagcaggagctgctgggggagaTCCAGCGCCTGCGCGACGAGCTCAGCGAGGCCATCAGCGAGGTCGAGGGGCTCGAGGCCAACGAGGGCAG CAAGACGCTGCAGCGCAACCGCAAGATGGGGATGGGCCGCAAGAAATTCAACATGGACCCCAAGAAG GGGATCCAGTTCCtggtggagcaggagctgctgcgcCACACGGCCGAGGACATCGCCCGCTTCCTCTACAAGGGCGAGGGGCTCAACAAAACGGCCATCGGCGACTACCTGGGAGAGAG GGAGGAGTTTAACCTGGGCGTGCTCCACGCCTTCGTGGACCTGCACGAGTTCACCGACCTCAACCTGGTGCAGGCGCTCAG GCAGTTCCTGTGGAGTTTCCGGCTGCCGGGGGAGGCGCAGAAAATCGATCGGATGATGGAGGCGTTCGCGCAGCGCTACTGCCTCTGCAACCCCGGCgtgttcacctgcacag ACACGTGCTACGTGCTGTCCTTCGCGGTGATCATGCTGAACACGAGCCTGCACAACCCCAACGTGCGGGACAAGCCCTCGGCCGAGCGCTTCGTGGCCATGAACCGCGGCATCAACGACGGCGGTGACCTGCCCGAGGAGCTGCTCAGG AACCTGTACGAGAGCATCCGCTCGGAGCCCTTCAAGATCCCCGAGGACGACGGCAACGACCTCACGCACACCTTCTTCAACCCCGACCGCGAGGGCTGGCTGCTCAAGCTGGG aGGCGGGCGGGTGAAGACGTGGAAGCGCCGTTGGTTCATCCTCACCGACAACTGCCTCTACTACTTCGAGTACACCACG GACAAGGAGCCGCGGGGAATCATCCCCCTGGAGAACCTGAGCATCCGCGAGGTCGAGGATCCGCGCAAGCCG cactgcttcGAGCTCTACATCCCCAACAACAAGGGGCAGCTGATCAAGGCGTGCAAGACGGAGGCGGACGGGCGGGTGGTGGAGGGGAACCACGTGGTGTACCGCATCTCGG CCACGCGCGAGCAGAAGGACGAGTGGATCAAATCCATCCA GGCGGCAGTGAGCGTGGATCCCTTCTACGAGATGCTGGCGGCGCGGAAAAAGCGAATTTCGGTCAAGAAAAAGCcggaaaatccctaa
- the LOC137468029 gene encoding voltage-dependent calcium channel gamma-8 subunit-like — translation MVTEYLLRVVRASSIFPILSAVLLLLGGLCVAASRLQRARTSLVLGAGILFVAAGLSNIIGVIVYISANAGEPRPAGGERRPSPYSYGWSFYFGGVSFILAEAIGVLAVNLYIERHRKAPPRRRPPPLPPLPLPAPPPLPPAAALPRPRPPRRRSRSGSRSSGKSRDPSPPPPPPQPPPAAAARETRVPSPPPPPSPPPRSPCTP, via the exons ATGGTAACCGAGTACCTGCTGC GCGTGGTCCGGGCCTCGAGCATCTTCCCGATCCTGAGCgcggtgctgctgctgctgggggggcTCTGCGTGGCCGCCTCGCGCCTGCAGCGGGCCAGGACCAGCCTCGTGCTTGGCGCCGGCATCCTCTTCGTGGCCGCGG GCCTCTCCAACATCATCGGCGTCATCGTCTACATCTCGGCCAACGCCGGCGAG ccccgccccgccgggggcGAGCGCCGCCCCTCCCCCTACAGCTACGGCTGGAGCTTCTACTTCGGCGGCGTCTCCTTCATCCTGGCCGAGGCCATCGGCGTCCTCGCCGTCAACCTCTACATCGAGCGGCACCGCAAGGCCCctccgcgccgccgcccgccgcccctcccccccctccccctccccgcgccgccgcccctcccccccgccGCGGCGCTGcccaggccccgccccccgcgccgccgctcGCGCTCGGGCTCGCGCTCCAGCGGCAAGTCACGTgacccctcccctcccccacccccaccccaaccccccccagcAGCCGCCGCGCGGGAAACCCgcgtcccctcccctcccccacccccctcccccccgccGAGATCTCCATGTACACCCTGA